Proteins encoded by one window of Mustelus asterias chromosome 9, sMusAst1.hap1.1, whole genome shotgun sequence:
- the LOC144499154 gene encoding achaete-scute homolog 1-like, with protein MERTAASQLMQSSCQYLLESRPLPYNSDGGSPASSPDSGGGGGKGGAKPLKRPRSSSPELLRCKRRLSFTGLGYSLPQQQPAAVARRNERERNRVKLVNLGFQTLRQHVPNGAANKKMSKVETLRSAVEYIRALQQLLDEHDAVSAAFQCGLPSPTLSPSYSTDLNSIPASPLSTYSSDEGSYEALSPEEQELLDFTSWFDRY; from the coding sequence ATGGAGCGGACAGCGGCCTCGCAGCTCATGCAATCCTCCTGTCAGTACCTGTTGGAGAGCCGGCCGCTCCCTTACAACAGCGACGGTGGCTCGCCGGCCTCCTCCCCGGacagcggcggcggcggcgggaaAGGCGGCGCCAAGCCGCTCAAGCGGCCCAGGTCGAGCTCGCCCGAGCTGCTGCGCTGCAAGCGGCGCCTGAGCTTCACGGGGCTGGGCTACTCGCTACCCCAGCAGCAGCCGGCGGCCGTGGCCCGGCGCAACGAGCGCGAGCGGAACCGGGTCAAGCTGGTGAACCTGGGCTTCCAGACCCTGCGGCAGCACGTGCCCAACGGGGCGGCCAATAAGAAGATGAGCAAGGTGGAGACGCTGCGCTCCGCCGTCGAGTACATCCGAGCGCTGCAGCAGCTGCTGGACGAGCACGACGCCGTGTCTGCCGCCTTCCAGTGCGGCCTGCCctcgcccacactctcccccagctACTCCACCGACCTCAACTCCATCCCCGCATCGCCGCTCTCCACCTACTCCTCGGACGAAGGCAGCTACGAGGCTCTGAGTCCGGAGGAGCAGGAACTTCTCGACTTCACCAGCTGGTTTGACAGATACTGA